GGTGCGGGACATCAGACGCTTTACGGGTCACAGTGGCTCGCCGATGTCGGCGGAGCCGGGTTCGCCGCGATACTGATCGCCATGGCGGCCGGCGGGGCGGTTTCCTCGACAGCCGGTGGCATCAAAGCGCTACGCCTCGGAGTGATTGGAAAGGCGCTCTTGCAGCAGGTGCGTGAAGCCCTAGCGCCTCAAAGCGCGGTCATGCGTGCGCGCTACCATCACCTCGGAGAGAGATTGCTGACACCGGAGACCGTCAGCGCCTCGGCCATGGTGTTCATTATGTACATGATCACGTACGTCACCGGGGCGGTCATCGGCGCGAATTACGGATACGATCTAGGCGAGGCCGCGTTCGAGTCGATCTCGGCGACCGCAAACGTAGGGCTGTCGACAGGCATCACGTCAGCTGCGATGCCCACGGGACTCAAGCTCACCTATATGGCGCAGATGTGGGCGGGTCGCCTCGAGTTCCTCGCTGTGCTTGTGCTTGCCGCCCACATCATCACGTCGCTGGCGGGCGGTCGGCCAAAACGGTGAGGCGAATCTGTGGATCATCTCAGCACTCGACGAGACATGCCCTCGACGCGTAGACTGCGGGAGTACCCGTACCAGTATCCGGAAAGGAGCGCGACATGAGACGGACGCTGCTTGGGTGTGTGCTTGCCGGAATGCTGTCCGGGACGCTCTTCCTCACTGGATGCGGACCCGCGACGCCAGAAGAGGGAGCGGAGTCTGGCGGCAGTGACACGATCGTCCGTATCGCCGACGAGCGCATTCTCGGACAATGGACGGGTGATGACGGAGTAGTTGAGTTCCGCACCGACGGCACGCTGGTGCTCGACGACGGATCCGAAGTGCCGTTCGCGATGCCCAATCCGGACCGTATCGATGTCGAGTTCGCTGCGGGAACCCGCACATTCAACATTACATGGGACGGCGACGACCGCCACGGCGTACTGGCTACCGACAGCACGACGACCACCCCCACTTGGTACGTCCGCAAGTAGCGGACCACCGGCGCATGAACGGTCGCCTTCGCCGCATCTTCACCGTAGCGCTTGCGGCCATCACCCTCACAACCACGGTGGCGTGCGGCCTCGACGGCGGGCACCTGTTGTCGGCAGGCGTCATCTACCCCTCCATCACGCCCGACATGACAGCGGCGGGAACACGGGCCGTTTCACACACCTTCCGGTTCGAGGGCCGCGAACGGACGATCTCGGTAGCCGTCGCCGAGTCCCTCTACCAGGGAGCCCGGTCATCCACCAAGAGTGCCGTGCGCTTTGGAGGATCTGGTTCCGGCGAGTGGATCGACGAGTACTACCCGGCATTCATCTGGGACACCGAACAAGATCCGTTCTTCTCCGACCTTCTTGCGCCCCTGCGAGACATCCGCACGAGCGAGACACTCGATTTGGACCGGTACGCTGAACTCTTAGTGGCGTTCGTCCAATCGTTTGAGTACCGGACTGGCCCTGATGAGCTCGAGCCCAAGTTTCCGGTCGAGACATTTGCCGATCGCTCGGGCGACTGCGATGACAAGGCGTTGTTGCTCGCCGGACTTCTCGCCCGCGAGGGCTACGATGTCGCAATCATGCTCTTCGAGCCTGAGCAGCACGTCGCCGTCGGAGTGCGCACGAAGGGTCCTTGTTACCGAGGAACCGGCTACGCGTTCATCGAAACCACCAGCCCCGGATACATCGGCATGGTGCCAAGTGAGCTCGACGGGGGCATCACGTTGGAGAGCGCGCCGCGAGTCATCCCTATCGGTGAGGGCACCGTCGCGTACGAATCGGGACACGAGGTCGCCGCGATTCTCGCCCTGCTCGCTAACGCAGATGAGCGCATCACGGAACTCAGAGACGCCGTTTCGCGAGCTGACACGGAGATCGCAGCCGCTCGATCGCATGTCGACGCCGAGCAGGCGCGGCTGGAATCGCTCCGCGCTGGGGGCCGCCTTGACGAGCATGATGCGGGCGTCTCGGCATACAACAGCCTTGTTTCGGAGTTCAACGCCTCCGTCGAGACGCGCAACGCCATCGCGAATGACTTCAACCGCTGGGTCGAGATTCAGGCACTGATCGTCGATTCGGCCCATGACCGGCCAGCCGCGTATCGTGCCGCACGGTCGTTTTAAGCCATGATGGCCGACGGCAAGGCGATGTCTACGCTGGCACCCTCGCGATGACGCGTTCGATTTGAGCGTGATGGTGTCTGATGATTTCTCGCGGCGTCCCCCACGCCGACGCGCTCGCCGCTAGCACTTCAATGGCACCTTCAAGACTCTGCCGAGTGGGAGCGCTGTAGTCTCCACCGGCCGACTTGAACGCGCCCCTGACCGCACTCACCACGCTCCTCCTGAGACCCTCTTCATCGATCGGCAGACCGAGATCACCCTTCGCTTGTACGAAAGTCTCTCTCTGCGCGGCCATAAAACACTCTACGAGAAGATCCCGTGCACGCAGTGCGTCAAGTCCCTTGAGTTCAGCCTCACTGACGACCCATCGGTGGCACGTACGAGTGTCCATCGTCACACCCCCATCGCAACATGACGCGCTCCGGCGGCTCTCCCTCGCCCCCAGGTCGATAGTGTCAGGCGCGCCGTACCAAAGTGTGACCATCATACCCCTGGGGGCACTCCTTCTTCTGTGACGAATGAACAACTGGGCAGGACGCGGTTATTGCGGGCAGGTAAGACACCCACACCCGGACAGCTCTCGCGATAGCTCCCAGAGACGGGCCTGCTCTTGCTCATCACGGCTGGCAGCCGACGAACGATGGTGACGGCCGTTGAAGAAGTAACCGCCTGTGACGCCCTCGACGTCCGGTGAGGCCGCGAGCCATATCACGGTTTCAGCGGCCTCCTGGACGCTTCTGGCCGTCAGGGGCGAGAGCGCTCCGATCACGCGGCCCCACGCGCCGTATCCGCGAACAGCGAGCCCGGTCCCCGTCATCCCCGGGTGCACCGCGTTACACGTGACCCCCATTGGCGCGAGTCTCCGCGCCTGCTCATAGCACCACATGATGCCTGCCAACTTCGAGTGCGCGTACGCCGCAAACGGGTTCCATCCGTCACGGAGGGTGAGGTCATCAAACCGGATCCCGCGCCTGGCCGCGTAGTGCGCGTCGCTCGAGACGTGAACCACGCGAGATGGGGAAGACGCCCACATCAGCGGCTGCAGCACGCGCCAAAGCATGAAATGCGCAAGGTGATTGACTTGAAAAGTTAGCTCATTGCCATGCTCAGAGATGAGTCGCTGCGGATTGATCACCGCTGCGTTTAGCACGAGAATGTCGAGCCGGTCGTATCGGTGCACGTACTCATTTGCCGCGGCGCACACCGCGAACAGGTCGGTGAAGTCCGCGACGAGAACTTCCACCCGGTCCGTACCGGTCTGTTCGGCGATCAGATCCCTCGCGGCCTCACCACGCCGCTGGGTGCGCGCGTGCACCACGACGTCAGCGCCCATGCGCGCAAGCTCGCGCGCGGTGACAAAGCCGATACCGCTGGTCGCACCGGTTACAAGTGCCCGCTTGAACCGCAACCCGTCCATCGACGCCTCTCCGTCGTGAACTACCCCCAGGAGTATACAGCGCGCTGGTGATTAATACTAGATAATCTACCCTCGAGTGTCCGTATCCACCGCGCCCGTTCCGCTCTTCTCGCTCTTTTTGCGGTCGCTGGCGTCGAGAACCCGCTTTCGTAACCTGATTGAGCGAGGGGTGACCTCCACGAGCTCGTCGTCCTCGATGTACTCAAGCGCCTCTTCGAGTGTGAACCTCACCGGCGGCGCAAGGATGATTCCCATGTCCTTGGTCGAAGCGCGGATGTTGGTGAGCTGCTTGGCCTTGGAGACATTGACGATGAGATCCCCGGCCTTTGCGTTTTCGCCAACGACCATCCCCGCATAACACTCGTCTCCCGGTGCGACAAAAAGCGTGCCGCGCTGCTGGAGCGAGTCGAGCGCGTACGCGGCCGCCCTGTCGGTCCCCATAGCGATGAGCGAACCGTTTTGACGTCCGCCGAGCTCCCCGCGGTACGGACCGTACGCGTTGAAGTGGTGGAAGAGCGTAGCCTCCCCGCGTGTCGCGTTAAGGATGCGAGTACGCAAGCCCATCACGCCACGCGACGGGATCGAGAACTCGAGGTGGACCTGGTTGTCACGCTGCACCATGTCGAGCATCTCTCCACCACGCGCGCCAAACGCTTCGATCACCTTGCCGGCGTACTCGCTGGGCACATCGACAACGGCAAGTTCATAGGGCTCGAGCACGTCGCCGCCCTCACGCCGGTAGATGACCTGCGGACGGCCCACCTGGAACTCATAGCCCTCACGCCGCATCGTCTCCATGAGTACCGAAAGGTGCAGGACCCCTCGGCCGGCCACCTCTACCCCGGTTCGGTCCTCGACCTCCCGGATACGCATCGAGATGTTCGCCTCGGCCTCGCGCATGAGACGCTCTTTGAGCTGGCGTCCGCCTACGATCTCGCCCTCACGTCCCACGAACGGACTCGTGTTCGCCGAGAAAACCACCGCCATTGTGGGATCTTCGACGTGAATCGGGCCGAGCGTAACCGGTGCCGTGCGGCATGTGAGCATGTCGCCGATATCGACCCCGTCAACACCTACCACCGCGACGATGTCGCCCGCATGCACGTCGGTCGCCTCGACCCGCCCGAGCGCTTCGAACGTGTACAGCTGCTTGGCGGTCGCCTCGTAGCGGCTCCCGTCGTTTTTGATGACAAGCACCCGATCGCCCGTGCGCATCGTGCCCGAGAAGATGCGACCGATTCCGATCCTGCCCACGTAATCCGAGTAGCCGATCGTGCACACCTGCATCGCTACCGGCCCGTCGACATCGACATCAGGGGCGGGGATGTGCTCAAGCACGGCATCAAGGAGCGGAGTCATATCGGTGCCGCCATCGTCCGGCTGAAAGCGCGCGTAACCCTCGGCAGCCGACGCGAACACCGTTGAGAAGTCGAGTTGCGCGTCATCAGCACCGAGCTCAACCATCAGATCGAACACGGCGTCGACCGCCTCGTGGGGACGAGCGCCGGGCCGGTCGATCTTGTTGATGACTACAAGCGGTGTCAGCCCGTGCTCAAGCGCTTTCCGAAGCACAAACCGCGTCTGCGGCATTGGGCCCTCGAAAGCGTCCACGATGAGCAGAACACCATCGGCCATCTTGAGGACACGCTCAACCTCGCCGCCGAAGTCAGCGTGTCCCGGAGTGTCGATGACGTTGATCTTCACATCGCGCCAGCGGATCGAGATGTTCTTTGCGAGAATCGTAATGCCACGCTCACGCTCCTGGTCGCCACTATCAAGAACTCGCTCGACAACCTGCTGGTTCTCGCGGAACACCTCGGTGGTGTGCAAGAGCCTGTCGACCAACGTGGTCTTACCGTGGTCGACATGAGCGATGATCGCGATGTTGCGTATGTCCTCGGCGCGCATGACATGAAGCCTTTCGAAGAGTGGGTACCCGATATGCGAACCGACGATCACGGGCACCCGGGACAGCGGATAAGGGTAGCACGCCTAGCGGCGGAGTGACGAACCCGATCGGCCGTAGTCATAGTCCAATATGCGCACGCGGTCGCTGAAACGGTCATTGTACGTGAGCGTACCGTTCGTGTAGACTTTCAAATCGTAATGGTTCCGAACAATGGAGGATGACGAATGAGCATCAGGGGCACCCGTACTGAGCAGAACCTGCTGAAGTCGTTCGCAGGTGAGTCCCAGGCGCGCAACCGCTACACCTTCTACGCGTCGATCGCGAAGCAGGAGGGCTACGAGCAAATTGCCGCGCTCTTCCTCGAGACCGCCGAGAACGAGAAGGAGCATGCGAAGGTCTTCTACAAGTACCTTGAAGGCGGCGAGGTCGAGATCACCGCGGCGTATCCCGCGGGCACGCTCGGAAGTACCGCGGAAAACCTGCTCCACGCCGCCGATGGCGAGAAGATGGAGTGGGGAACTCTCTACCCGGACTTCGCGGCCACAGCCGATGCGGAGGGTTTCCCCGAGATAGCCGAGTCGTTCAGGGAGATCGCCGAAGTCGAGGAGTTCCACGAGTCCCGCTACCGTACACTCCTGGCAAACGTCGAGGGAGGCACAGTGTTTATGCGTGCAGAGACCGTCAAGTGGCACTGTCGCAACTGCGGCTACGTCCACGAGGGTCCCGAGGCGCCCGAGCTCTGTCCCGCATGCGCGCACCCGCGCGCGCACTACGAGATCCTCGCCGAGAACTACTAGGCGCTGGACCCGCACCGTTCAATGAAGGAGGGGTCCGCGCGGAACGGACCCCTCCTTCAACGGTGTCGAATCACGTTCGCGGCTTTTCGCTCAGCTCCTCGCAAACTCGTCCGGATGCGTCCCCGAGCGGCCGTCCTCTCCGCGATCAAGCACGTCGATCGCGGCTTTCTCGGTGTCTGAGAGGGCAAAGCTGAACACATCGGCGTTCTCCCGGATACGCGACGGCGTCACCGACTTGGGAATCGCGATCCCACCGTTTTGGAGCACCCAGCGGATAGCGACCTGCGCTGGGGTCACGGAGTGCCTGGCGGCTATGTCGAGCAACACGGGGTCGTCGAGCAAGCGACCGCGAGCGATCGGCGCCCACGCCTCGAGCGCGATACCATCACGCCGCAGCCGGTCGCGGAGCGCCGGTTGCTGGAGATACGGGTGGTGCTCGACCTGATCGACCATCGGCGCGATCTCGGCCACCTGGGCAAGCCCGTCCAGGTGAGAACCGAGGAAGTTGCACACACCGATAGCTCGTGCCTTGCCTGACTCGAAAGCCCGCTCCATCCCTCGCCATGTGGAAGCGTAGAGTCGGCTGATCGGCCAGTGCACGAGGTAGAGGTCTACATAGTCGAGTCCGAGCCGCCCAAGCGAGCGCTCGAGCGCGGTGAGCACACCCTGCTCGCCTTGCTCATCGTTCCAGCACTTCGTTGCGATGAAGACCTCGCCGCGGGCGATACCGCTGTCGCGAAGTGCTCGTCCCACCTCGGCCTCGTTGCCGTAAAGCGACGCTGTGTCGATGCTGCGATACCCCACATCGAGCGCCTCTCGCACAGACGTGTACGCCTCATCGCCGCGAATCTTAAACGTCCCAAAACCAAGAACCGGCATCTCCACACCGTTTGCCAGCGTGACCGTAGTGTCGATCGAAAGCTCCATCGGCCGACCACCTCCTCGCCTCTCTATTCCCGAACCGTGCACGTGCACGGTACTCTTCGTACAGAATCGCACCGCGACCAAGGAGCGCGCATGCCCCCCACCGACGAACGGATCCGTTACGCCACCACCCGCACGACGCTCGGCCAACTACTCGTCGCCTGCAGCGACGCAGGCATCTGCGCGGTCTCGCTCGGGAACAACGATGCCGAGCTCCTCGCCGGACTCAAGAGCCGGTTCCCACGCGCACAGATCGAACCGGCCAACTCTGCAATGGAGTTCCCGGTCGAGGCGATCGCGACAATCGTCGAGGAACCCGCCTCGGCACGTCCGGATACGCTGTCGCTTGACATGCGCGGGACTCCATTCCAGCTCTCTGTGTGGAGCGCGCTCACCGAAATAGAGCCCGGAACGACCATCACGTACGGCGAACTCGCGCGGCGCGTGGGGCGCCCAACTGCGGTCCGTGCCGTCGCGCGAGCGTGTGGCGCGAATCCTGTCGGCGTTCTCGTCCCGTGCCACCGCGTGATCGGCGCTGACGGCTCACTCACCGGATACGCCTCTGGGGTGGAGCGCAAAGCCGCTCTGCTCGAACGCGAAGGTGTTCGGTAGCCCTCAAAGCCGCCCCTTCGCGGCACTGCGCGGTGCCCATGCCTACCCGTCCGCGCGCTCAACCGGACACGCGAGCAGCGCACGCAGTTCCGCAAGTGACTCATCGCTGCCAAGCGCGAACAGCTCGTCTTTGGCGTCGATGATCGTCCTCCCGGTGGGAACGAAGACCCGCTCTCCTCGTTTCAACATGACGACGAGCGGCTTGCTCGGTCCGCCAAGATCGAGTAAGCGTGCGCCCACCCCCGGTGAGCAGTCTTCGACGATGAGCCGCTCGACGGTGATGCCTATATCTTCGGGCGTACGCACGTCGATGGGAAATGCCTGGCCTGTGAGGAGATCGACCGCCTGGTCGGCCGCGTCGACAAACGGCAGCAGCACGAGGTCGGCGCCGGAGGCCTTGAGTTTCTCGGCTTCCGCGTCTGAATGCGCTGTCAGCGCGACCTTGCCCTGGTAGCCGTGCACTCGGAGCGCGTGCAGGAGCGACAGGTTGACGTCCATGACAGGCGTTGTGCTCACGATCCAGCGTGCCTGCCCAAGCGGCAGTGTCCCGGTAAGCTCAGGGTCGTCCGCATCCCCGTACTGGGTCGGCACTCCACGACTGCGCGCCTCGCGTATCGCCGCAGGGTCGAAGTCCACGCCGAGGACGTGCAGCCCGCGCCCCAGGAGGCCATCGGCGACTCGCGATCCAAACCTGCCAAGACCGAACACGATCGCATCGACGCGTGCGGGTCCGATGTCGCCCTCCTCGGCGGCGATCTCACGAAACGGCCGCTGCCGTTCGAAAAACCGCAGCGGCCTCTCGAACCGGTCGTAGATCGAGTGAGAGTACAAGATGAGGTAGGTGGAAAGCGCGATTGTGATTATGCCTACCACCGTGATCAGGCCGAGCGTCTCGGAGCCGATGTGACCGAGTGAGACGCCGAGCGCCGCTAAAATGAGTGAGAACTCACTGATCTGCGCGACGGTCAACCCGGCAAGGAAGCCGGTGCGGCGTCGATACCCCATGAAGCCCATGATGCCCACCACGATAAGCGGGTTTCCAACGAGCACAAACACCGAAAGCACGAGCGCCGGAACGATCTGATCGCCGATGGTCGTGACGTCCAGCTTGCTTCCCAGGTCGATAAAGAAGAACAGCAGGAGGAAGTCGCGAACGCTCGTCAAACGAGAAGCGATCGCCTCGCGAAACTTGGTAGACGCGAGCGAGAACCCCGCAAGGAACGCCCCAACCTCCTTACTGAAACCAAGACCGTCCCCGAGCGCGGCGAGCGAAATCGCCCACGCTATCGCCGTCATCACGAGCAGCTCCGGAGAGCGCGCGACCCGCTCGAGAACCCGGGGGATGACAAAGCGCATGAGAACCATGATGAGTGCGACAAACGCCGCGCCCGTTAGAAGCACCCTCAGCAGCACAGATGGCAACGCGACGCCGTCGTCACCGCCAAAGGCGGAAAGCACGATCATGACGATCACGACGACTATGTCTTGCACGATCAAGAACCCGACCGCGATGCGTCCGTGCAGCGAATCGATCTCGCGTTTGTCCGACAACAATTTGACGATGATGATCGTGCTAGAAAAGGTGAGGGCGACGGCGATGTAGATCGCCGCGGTGGTTCCATAGCCAAGCATGAGCGCGATGACGAACCCGACACCTGACGTGAACGCCACCTGGCCCAGACCAGTCGCAAGCGCAACCGGGCCGACGCTCGAGATGAGTCCAATATCGAGCTTCAAGCCCACGACAAACAGCAGAATCGCAATGCCGATGCTTGCGAACAGCTCGATTTGGCTGGTGGCCGTCACCCAGCCGAGCACTGCGGGACCCACAAAGATGCCTGCCGCGATGTAGGAGATGATGAGCGGCTGGCGCAGGGCGGTTCCTATCGCCCCAAACACGCCGGCGATTGCAAGCGTCGCAGCTATCTCGTAATAGACACTCGCGAACAAGCAGGAACTCCCCTGGATCGAAGGCGTCGGATCCATTGTACGCCAACCCGGCTTCGCGTCCCGCCGCCGCGCGGGATACCTACGCCAGCAGTTTGCGCACGACCGCGACGACCTCGATCTCCGGCTCGACTTCTGTGTCGTGCTGCAGCAAGCGTGTCCCCGCGAGGATGATTCCACCGATAAACGTCACGGTCATTGCGGTCGACCCGGACACGTGGAACTCTCCGCTCTTCACACCTGACTCGACCCATTCCGAGATCAGCTCAGTGTAGGCGCTCAGAAACACCCTCTCTCCGATCTCGAACCGCTCTGCAAACTCACTCGTCTTGTGCTCTCGCCACCAGTCGCGGGTCGTACGGAAGATGATGCCGATGAGTCCTTCGATCTTCTCGGCACACGTGCCAAGACCGTCGAGCGCTCCGGTGATCCGCGTCTTCTCCTCGACAGCCATCTCCTGCAAGACGTGCCGGAAAATGTCATCTTTGCTCTTAAAGTGCACGTACACGGTCTTCTTGGAGATGTGGAGCTCACGAGCAATGTCTTCAACAGATGTTGTGCGGAGGCCAACATCTTCGATGTGCCGTCGGAAACTCGCGACGATCTCGCTCTTGGTAACAGCCACTCGTTCGACCTCCGTCCCCCAAGGAAACCGTTCTTACGTTTCAGTTTCCATTATCGCTCCTGCTCGAAGGCCGGTCAACGCGCTCGCGGCCGCGTCTGTAGCCGAGAGGTGACGATGCGATGGCGACAGGCGGCTCCGCCCCAAAAAGGGAGCGGGCCGTCGCCGGCGGGATGAACCGGTGACGGCCGCGCGGGAGCAGCGGGAGACGTGTCGCGGATCAGAACACGGACGCGACTATGGCGGCAACGACCGCCAATCCTGCAATGAGGAGCGTGCGGCCGAGATACACGGCCCTGTCGCTGAAGCTGTCCTGCATCATCGGTGATCACTCCTTCGCAACTGAACGGGCTTCTTCCTGTCTACCAGTATCGGCTATGGATTCTTTCAGTCATATAGCCAACCACTTGATATTCATTTAAGATATACTTCATGTTCAACATCCAGCGCATGCGCATCCTGCGGGAAGTGGCGGCCCGTGGCGGGATCTCGGCGGCGGCAGAAGCTCTCTACCTGTCGCCGTCGGCAGTCTCACAGCAGATGGCGGTATTAGAGCGAGAAGTAGGCATCCCACTGCTCGAAAGAGTGGGACGCGGCGTGCGGGTGACGGCTGCGGGCGAGCGGCTCGTCGCCCACACCGAGCGAGTCCTTACGGTGCTCGAAGAGGCCCGCGCCGATCTTGAGGACATTTCCGCGGGTATCGCGGGCCCGCTCCACACCTGTGCGTTTCCCACCGCGGCACGCGCGTTGCTCGTCCCCGCGCTGGCGCGCCTGCGCGCGAACCACCCACGGATCCGTCCCACCATGAACGACCTGGAACCCGAGGAGAGCGTCCCGCTTCTCAAGCTCGGTGAGCTCGACGTCATCATCTCGTACGGTTTCGATCGCTTGCCTGAGCGTCCCGACCCAGGGATCGAACGCCTCCACCTCATGACCGAACCGCTCGACATCGCCCTGTCCGCGTCACATCCGTACGCGAACTCCTCACGCGCGATCAGCCTTGCCGTCCTGAGTTCCGAGCAGTGGGTAGTCGGGCGCGACGGATCACCATTTATGGATGTCATGATCAAACTGGGAGGCGAATCGGGCTTCGAACCGCGGATCGATCTGCACTCAAACGACTACCAGGTCATACTTGCAGCCGTGGCCGCCGGACTCGGTGTGGCGCTCGTGCCACCGCTTGCTCGTTTCGCCGAGTATCCCGGTGTCGTATTCCGGCGGCCCGACGACATCACCGTAAACCGTCACGTCGTCGCCGTCATCCGCAGCGGCAGCGGCCGCTTGCCAGCGATAGCGGCCGCTCTCGATGAGCTCAGAGCGGTTGCCCGCGAGATCGAGACGAACGTCACCCCTCCCCGATAGCCGCGATGAACTCCGCGATGCGCTCGGCGTCGTTTCCTTCAGCCAGCGGTTCCGCCGCTTGAAGTACGGTGAGGGCGCGCCCGCGCTCGGCCTCGGCCCTTTCCGGTTCTCGCGCGAGCTCAAAAGCGTCGGCGCGCGCCGATAGTACTTCACCCAGCAACCGAGCCCTCACGACGTCGAGCTGTCCGCCAGACGAAAGAAACGTCACGAGTCCGTCACCTGTAAGCGCGTCGGCGAGAGTGATGGGCGTGTCGAGCAACGCCTCCACCGCGTCGCGCGCGATCTCAAGCGAATCATCCGGACGCTGTTCGCGCACAGCGTGCACCATCGCCCGGAGCATCTGCCCCACTGACGCGATCAGGCGCAAGATGTAATCGCGTTCGTACACGTCCGCCCTAAGTGCCGTCATGGCCTACGTCAACAACCAGGATACCCGAACCTGACTCCTGCCAACTGACGATCCTGAACCTCCGAAATATTCACTTGATGGCCACTCGCCGTGCGACCTCCTCGAAACCGACAAAGTACGGTTTGTCCGGACTCTTGTGGAACATGTCCATCGCAAACTCGAACTCTCCGCGCGCGCCGCGGTCGGCGTGCAACGCGACAAAGAGGGTGTCGGTAAGCATTTCGTCGTCGAGCTCAACGCGAACTTCCTTCGAGACACCACGTGGCACCGCGGCAAGACCGACGCGCATCCCCGGAGACCCGTTGTCATCGAGGTGGACCACCAGCCACGAGTCGTCAGGAGCAAGGACCTCCTCTACCATGATCGCGTCCGTTGCGCCAGGCTGGTCCTCAGTCTCAAGAGCAACGTTATCCTCGGCCACGATCACGCCGACCATCATGTAATCTTTCGCTTGCGACTCGGCGAACACAGCCGCCGTGAACGCTCCAAAAAGCGCCACGCCAAGGACTCCGAGCGCTATGGATACCGATCTTTTCATCGGACATCTCCTTTCGTGTCTATGCCGTCCGGCGCAAGCTCGGGCGGAATCGGCGGAGAAGGAGCGAGCTCGTGACGACGCTGACGCTGGACAAGGCCATCGCCGCGCCCGCCAACTCGGGTCGCAATAAGCCGAGCGCGGCGATCGGGATGCCGAGCGAGTTGTAGCCAAGCGCCCAGACAAAGTTCCAGCGAATGCGCCGGATGGTCGCCCGTGACAACTCGATTGCGGTGACAACATCACGCAGGTCGTCCTTCATGAGCACGATACCGCCGGTCTCCATCGCCACATCCGTACCCGCCCCCATCGCGATGCCGATGTCCGCCTGAGCGAGCGCGGGGGTGTCGTTGATGCCATCGCCGACCATCGCCACACGTCTACCCGCCGCCTGCAACGCGGCGACC
This sequence is a window from Clostridiales bacterium. Protein-coding genes within it:
- a CDS encoding LysR family transcriptional regulator, which gives rise to MFNIQRMRILREVAARGGISAAAEALYLSPSAVSQQMAVLEREVGIPLLERVGRGVRVTAAGERLVAHTERVLTVLEEARADLEDISAGIAGPLHTCAFPTAARALLVPALARLRANHPRIRPTMNDLEPEESVPLLKLGELDVIISYGFDRLPERPDPGIERLHLMTEPLDIALSASHPYANSSRAISLAVLSSEQWVVGRDGSPFMDVMIKLGGESGFEPRIDLHSNDYQVILAAVAAGLGVALVPPLARFAEYPGVVFRRPDDITVNRHVVAVIRSGSGRLPAIAAALDELRAVAREIETNVTPPR